A genomic region of Mesorhizobium sp. NZP2077 contains the following coding sequences:
- a CDS encoding thiamine phosphate synthase: MKLDPFYLIVDSAAWIERLAPLGVRLVQLRIKTMDEAGLRAEIRKAKDLCAEHQCQLIVNDHWRLAIEEGCTFVHLGQEDLQTADRARIRAAGVRLGLSTHDHVELETAMFAEPDYIALGPIYPTILKKMKWAPQGLERISEWKRRVAPIPLVAIGGLNPDRLNGVFAADADSAAVVTDITLNADPEARTREWIEKTERWR; the protein is encoded by the coding sequence ATGAAGCTTGATCCCTTCTACCTGATCGTCGACAGCGCTGCCTGGATCGAGCGATTGGCGCCGCTCGGCGTCAGGCTGGTGCAGCTGCGTATCAAGACCATGGATGAGGCCGGGTTGCGCGCCGAAATCCGGAAGGCAAAGGACTTATGCGCCGAGCATCAGTGCCAGCTCATCGTCAACGACCATTGGCGCCTGGCAATCGAGGAAGGCTGCACCTTCGTCCATCTCGGCCAGGAGGATTTGCAGACCGCCGACCGCGCGCGAATACGGGCAGCCGGCGTCAGGCTCGGGCTGAGCACGCATGATCATGTCGAGCTGGAAACGGCCATGTTTGCCGAGCCCGACTATATCGCGCTCGGCCCCATCTACCCGACCATCCTGAAGAAGATGAAATGGGCGCCGCAAGGGCTCGAACGGATCAGCGAGTGGAAGCGCCGGGTCGCGCCAATCCCATTGGTCGCCATTGGCGGTCTCAACCCTGACAGGCTCAACGGTGTTTTCGCGGCGGACGCCGATAGCGCGGCAGTGGTCACCGACATCACGCTGAATGCCGATCCCGAAGCGCGCACACGAGAATGGATCGAAAAGACGGAGCGATGGCGCTGA
- a CDS encoding PfkB family carbohydrate kinase, translating into MALRREPHVLVVGGSDSSGGAGIARDIETVSAFGLRSCLAITAVTVQTHSAVEHVKLVPSELVAAQMRAAFAANAVAAVKIGMIGTSAAVEAVSAVLVNRQVPVVLDPVLASTSGRNLLADDAINMLRHDLMPICRLVTPNLVELAAFTGSSPAADEEGACRQAEELSRTVRTAVLVKGGHAQGTRCVDVLLQPNQPAVRFEAPRLPRGMRGTGCMMASAVAASLALGASLEASVRQGKQYVFDALAGSKDIGPIS; encoded by the coding sequence ATGGCGCTGAGGCGAGAACCGCATGTGCTTGTCGTTGGCGGGTCGGACTCCAGCGGTGGAGCTGGAATTGCCCGCGATATAGAAACGGTTTCCGCCTTCGGGCTGCGCAGTTGTCTTGCCATCACCGCCGTGACAGTCCAGACGCACTCGGCTGTCGAGCACGTCAAGCTTGTGCCGTCGGAGCTTGTCGCCGCTCAGATGCGCGCCGCGTTCGCTGCCAACGCTGTCGCAGCCGTCAAGATAGGCATGATTGGGACATCGGCGGCTGTTGAGGCAGTCAGCGCTGTTTTGGTCAACCGCCAAGTGCCTGTGGTACTCGACCCGGTCCTGGCCTCTACCTCGGGACGCAATCTGCTGGCGGACGATGCCATTAATATGCTGCGCCACGATCTGATGCCGATCTGCCGGCTTGTAACGCCTAACCTGGTCGAGCTGGCTGCGTTTACCGGCTCGTCACCGGCCGCGGACGAAGAAGGGGCTTGTCGTCAGGCTGAAGAGCTATCGAGGACGGTGAGGACCGCCGTACTCGTCAAGGGCGGCCATGCACAAGGAACCCGTTGCGTCGACGTGCTTTTGCAGCCGAACCAACCTGCAGTTCGGTTCGAGGCGCCCCGCTTGCCGCGAGGGATGCGCGGAACGGGTTGCATGATGGCCAGCGCAGTCGCCGCCTCGCTTGCTCTTGGAGCGTCGCTGGAAGCGAGCGTGCGCCAAGGCAAGCAATATGTTTTCGATGCGCTTGCCGGATCGAAGGACATCGGGCCGATAAGCTGA
- a CDS encoding LLM class flavin-dependent oxidoreductase, with translation MEKAFPSGLAVGIFDHLDEDGLDIARQYEDRLMLAEACDHLGFYAYHLAEHHCTPHGRGPSPNLFLSSVAQRTRRLRVGPLVMLLALYHPLRAFEEICMLDQLSGGRLELGIGRGSLPIELGYFGIGSDAAPNHYAEASEILINALKGGTLSYQGRHFELNSVPLTLRTHQRPHPPTWIATNRPESAVWAAANGVNIACVGPSSSVRRITDAFRAGREHTSEPDGQAPFLGLLRMVVIGRSETDARSLAAPAYERWLKSFKFLYDLNGMPTPPNLPLTFDAAIEKELCVVGTAASAGQALLDQLEAAGANYLLCQPAFGNLSLDASLYTATAIQSAIMARVG, from the coding sequence ATGGAAAAGGCCTTTCCTTCAGGCCTAGCTGTCGGCATCTTCGATCATCTGGACGAGGACGGCCTCGATATCGCCCGACAGTACGAAGATCGCCTGATGTTAGCGGAGGCGTGCGATCACCTTGGGTTCTATGCATATCATCTCGCAGAGCACCATTGTACCCCACATGGGAGAGGTCCATCACCGAATCTGTTCTTGTCGAGCGTAGCCCAGCGAACCCGGCGCCTTCGTGTCGGCCCGTTGGTAATGCTGCTTGCCCTCTATCATCCGCTACGTGCGTTCGAAGAGATCTGTATGCTGGACCAATTGAGCGGTGGCAGGCTCGAACTTGGGATAGGGCGCGGCTCGCTCCCGATCGAATTGGGTTACTTCGGGATTGGCTCGGACGCGGCGCCAAACCACTATGCGGAAGCCAGCGAAATTCTTATCAATGCGCTGAAGGGCGGCACGCTATCCTATCAAGGCCGCCATTTTGAGTTGAACAGCGTTCCGCTGACGCTAAGAACTCATCAGCGTCCACATCCGCCGACTTGGATCGCCACCAATCGACCGGAATCGGCAGTCTGGGCCGCTGCGAATGGCGTGAACATCGCGTGCGTGGGGCCTTCCTCTTCCGTTCGAAGAATCACTGATGCCTTCCGCGCCGGTCGAGAGCACACCAGTGAGCCGGACGGCCAAGCGCCATTTCTTGGATTGCTCCGAATGGTCGTGATTGGGCGTTCTGAAACAGATGCACGTTCACTCGCCGCACCTGCTTACGAACGGTGGCTCAAGAGCTTTAAATTCCTTTATGATCTCAATGGCATGCCGACTCCACCAAACCTGCCGCTGACCTTCGATGCAGCAATCGAGAAGGAATTGTGCGTAGTAGGAACGGCAGCATCTGCGGGACAAGCTCTTCTTGATCAGCTGGAAGCGGCAGGTGCAAACTACCTCCTTTGTCAACCGGCGTTTGGGAATCTGTCGTTAGATGCTTCCCTATATACCGCAACGGCGATTCAATCCGCAATTATGGCTCGAGTTGGCTAA
- the hisC gene encoding histidinol-phosphate transaminase encodes MSDAKLQSVLSSLSQVARQLDALPSDRPAPDTSWVKLNTNENPFPLPAIIMQSAIAALERQYLYPEDDNISLREAAATAYGVSMDQVIAGNGSSELLGLVYRAFLAPGDSVAMMSPGFSFNRKLATLQGAQFVEIEFSEDHSLPMEQLLFGPAKEAKFILLANPNNPTGTFVPVADIERLVAKSDRLIVLDEAYVDFAPENGLRLINRYSNLLVLRTFSKSYAAAGVRVGFGFGHPEIIGRLRNIQNVFNMNVIGQAVGISVLAHRAAYADNHRHIRHERRRVTLALSQLGFSVIPSHANFLLARVPTGQDGSWWQSAFARQKILVAFFPDKGLENYIRVSIGTKEQMDAFLRAASRISRILNMSRPPH; translated from the coding sequence ATGTCCGATGCAAAACTGCAGAGTGTGCTTTCGTCTCTTTCGCAAGTGGCGAGACAGTTAGATGCTCTGCCATCCGATAGACCAGCGCCGGATACAAGTTGGGTAAAACTAAACACGAATGAGAACCCATTCCCGCTTCCAGCAATCATAATGCAAAGTGCGATTGCAGCCCTCGAACGGCAGTATCTATATCCAGAAGACGATAACATCAGCTTGAGGGAAGCAGCCGCGACTGCCTACGGCGTCTCCATGGATCAGGTGATCGCCGGCAACGGATCGTCTGAACTGCTTGGACTTGTCTACAGAGCTTTCCTTGCCCCGGGGGATAGCGTGGCGATGATGTCGCCAGGTTTTTCGTTCAACCGCAAACTTGCAACGTTGCAGGGTGCTCAATTTGTCGAAATCGAATTTAGCGAAGATCATTCCTTGCCGATGGAGCAATTGCTCTTCGGTCCTGCAAAGGAGGCCAAGTTCATTCTGTTAGCCAATCCGAACAATCCGACCGGAACGTTCGTTCCGGTGGCCGATATCGAACGCCTGGTAGCGAAATCGGACCGCTTGATCGTGCTGGATGAGGCCTACGTCGACTTTGCACCCGAGAATGGTCTACGCCTCATCAATCGCTATTCGAACCTTCTGGTCTTAAGGACATTTTCGAAAAGCTATGCTGCCGCCGGCGTTCGCGTCGGTTTCGGTTTCGGTCACCCTGAAATTATCGGCAGGCTACGCAACATCCAGAACGTCTTCAACATGAATGTGATCGGGCAGGCGGTTGGTATCAGCGTCCTTGCGCACCGCGCCGCCTATGCAGACAACCACAGACACATCAGGCATGAACGGCGGCGAGTGACGCTCGCGCTGTCGCAACTTGGATTTTCCGTAATCCCTTCCCACGCAAACTTCTTGCTTGCCCGCGTGCCAACGGGACAGGACGGCTCATGGTGGCAATCAGCCTTTGCAAGGCAAAAAATACTTGTTGCCTTCTTTCCCGATAAAGGCTTGGAAAATTACATCCGCGTCAGCATCGGCACAAAAGAGCAAATGGATGCGTTTCTTCGTGCCGCTAGTCGAATTAGTAGAATATTGAATATGTCAAGACCCCCGCATTAG
- a CDS encoding DUF6602 domain-containing protein, with protein MADWSLAQLLASLHEDIQQKLSIVRRSINHPGSKGDASEEVWLELLKTYLPKRYEAAKAHVVDSKGQFSEQIDVVVFDRQYSPFIFTFQGQTIIPAESVYAVFEAKQTIDLGLVNYAQDKVASVRRLHRTSLPIPHAGGTFAAKPPIAILGGILTFESDWSPAMGTSLASALNAGTGDRQLDLGCIASHGHFERDPQTGSYSFGHETRAATAFLFKLISRLQFSGTVPMIDVEAYAEWLVK; from the coding sequence ATGGCAGACTGGTCCCTCGCGCAATTGCTCGCCTCGCTGCATGAGGACATCCAGCAAAAGCTCTCGATCGTGCGTCGGTCGATAAATCACCCTGGATCGAAGGGCGACGCCAGCGAAGAGGTGTGGCTGGAGCTGCTGAAGACCTACCTGCCCAAGCGCTATGAGGCAGCAAAGGCACATGTCGTGGATAGCAAGGGCCAGTTCAGCGAGCAGATCGATGTTGTCGTGTTCGACCGGCAGTACTCGCCGTTCATCTTCACCTTCCAGGGGCAGACGATCATCCCGGCCGAGAGCGTCTACGCTGTGTTTGAGGCCAAGCAGACGATCGATCTGGGGCTCGTGAACTACGCCCAGGACAAGGTGGCTTCAGTGCGGCGTCTGCACCGCACCAGCCTACCTATCCCCCACGCGGGCGGGACCTTCGCCGCCAAGCCACCGATCGCCATTCTCGGCGGCATCCTGACCTTTGAGAGCGACTGGAGCCCGGCGATGGGCACCTCGCTCGCTTCGGCGCTGAATGCCGGCACCGGTGACCGGCAGCTTGATCTCGGCTGCATCGCTTCGCACGGGCACTTCGAGCGCGATCCGCAGACGGGCAGCTACAGCTTCGGACACGAGACGAGGGCGGCGACGGCCTTCCTGTTCAAGCTAATCTCTCGGCTGCAGTTTAGCGGCACAGTCCCGATGATCGATGTTGAAGCCTACGCTGAGTGGCTGGTGAAGTAG
- a CDS encoding CBASS oligonucleotide cyclase translates to MLTLDEAFRKFKSRLELNDKEQKNASARQQEVRNYLDTKFSIANSFLTGSYARYTKTKPLKDIDIFFVLKDSERHYRSKAPSAVINAFYDALVEKYGEEAVRKQSRSVNVDFGVHVDAEDNTDYRILSVDVVPAFPKGDDYEIPDTDTGQWIKTNPKIHAERATAAHQAFSYEWKGLVRMVKYWNNNPRHGSDKPIKPSFLIEVMALECLYGGWQGQFDRELQSLFSTLADRIFDTWPDPAGLGPAISNGMDQARKRRAGDLLMQASRDATAAINLARQGRNGEALKAWRALFGPKFPLT, encoded by the coding sequence ATGCTGACGCTCGATGAGGCCTTCCGCAAGTTCAAGAGCAGGCTGGAGCTGAACGACAAGGAGCAGAAAAATGCATCGGCCCGGCAGCAGGAGGTACGCAATTATCTCGACACCAAGTTCTCCATCGCCAACAGCTTCTTGACCGGCTCCTACGCCCGTTACACCAAGACCAAGCCGCTAAAGGACATCGATATCTTTTTTGTCCTGAAAGATTCCGAGCGCCACTATCGCAGCAAGGCGCCGTCGGCAGTGATCAACGCTTTCTATGACGCCCTGGTCGAGAAGTACGGCGAGGAGGCGGTCCGCAAGCAGAGCCGGTCCGTCAACGTCGATTTCGGCGTCCATGTCGATGCCGAGGACAATACCGACTACCGCATCTTGAGCGTCGATGTCGTGCCCGCCTTCCCCAAGGGCGATGACTATGAAATCCCCGATACCGACACTGGGCAGTGGATCAAGACCAATCCCAAAATCCACGCGGAGAGGGCCACCGCAGCGCACCAAGCTTTTTCCTACGAGTGGAAGGGCCTCGTGCGCATGGTCAAATACTGGAACAACAATCCGCGCCACGGCTCCGACAAGCCGATCAAGCCGTCGTTCCTGATCGAGGTCATGGCGCTCGAATGCCTGTACGGCGGCTGGCAGGGGCAGTTCGACCGCGAGCTGCAGAGCCTTTTCTCGACGTTGGCAGACCGCATCTTCGATACTTGGCCCGATCCCGCCGGCCTCGGTCCAGCGATCAGCAACGGGATGGATCAGGCGCGCAAGCGGCGGGCGGGCGACCTGCTGATGCAGGCCAGCCGCGACGCCACCGCTGCCATCAACCTCGCCCGTCAGGGCCGTAACGGGGAGGCGCTGAAAGCTTGGCGCGCGCTGTTCGGCCCGAAGTTTCCCCTCACCTAA
- a CDS encoding HORMA domain containing protein translates to MTIVSINTYAHSVVYVADNILNSLKNIIWLSGLDPSALVEDWQTNMRGVQSWLASGDLELVVLEIYNPRTNELVGRWDIDVVYTTSYGDDGGFWTDTDQIRYAVKKAGLLPSEARYRLLLHTKPGRPDVTGWSPASYRSTAGFVRHSLGSTIEHNGLGASAAYWRKN, encoded by the coding sequence ATGACCATTGTTAGCATCAACACCTATGCCCACTCGGTCGTCTACGTGGCCGACAACATCCTCAACAGCTTGAAGAACATTATCTGGTTGAGCGGTCTCGACCCGTCCGCGCTCGTCGAGGACTGGCAGACCAACATGCGTGGCGTGCAGAGCTGGCTCGCCTCCGGCGACCTAGAGTTGGTTGTGCTCGAGATTTACAATCCCCGCACGAACGAACTGGTCGGCCGCTGGGACATAGATGTTGTCTACACCACGAGCTACGGCGACGATGGCGGCTTCTGGACCGACACCGATCAGATTCGCTACGCGGTGAAAAAAGCTGGCCTGCTGCCGAGCGAGGCGCGCTACCGTCTCCTGCTTCACACCAAGCCCGGCCGGCCCGATGTCACCGGCTGGAGCCCGGCATCCTACCGCTCAACCGCCGGCTTTGTGCGGCACAGTCTCGGCTCGACCATCGAGCACAACGGACTGGGCGCGAGCGCCGCCTACTGGAGGAAGAACTGA
- a CDS encoding AAA family ATPase, with protein sequence MMKHQSLMDVEERPKGIQKIRRLPDAALGALWDSIIMDEKEKARLLSQAVLNFTVRPKVPRSVIPLHGVILLVGPPGTGKTSLARGLAHRVAESFNGGRFRLLEVEPHSLASAAHGKTQRAVTDLFSQSIAEAAAGGPTIVLLDEVETLAADRSKLSLEANPVDVHRATDAVLVQLDVLAEEHPNLLFVATSNFPKAVDGAFLSRCDMIMPVPLPDKDACARILADCLIGLGQTYAAIAKLASSPGFPPCAEVCVGLDGRAIRKMVANALATNAKTALNPALVTIEDLLAAAHAARKSRTALEARS encoded by the coding sequence ATGATGAAGCATCAGTCACTGATGGATGTCGAAGAGAGGCCCAAGGGCATCCAGAAGATCAGGCGCCTGCCGGATGCGGCCCTTGGGGCACTCTGGGACTCGATCATCATGGACGAGAAGGAGAAGGCGCGCTTGCTGTCGCAAGCGGTGCTGAACTTCACCGTCCGGCCGAAGGTCCCGCGCAGCGTCATCCCGCTGCACGGTGTGATTCTGCTGGTCGGCCCGCCTGGTACGGGCAAGACCTCGCTCGCCCGGGGTCTCGCGCATCGGGTGGCCGAGTCGTTCAACGGTGGGCGCTTCCGCCTCCTGGAAGTCGAGCCGCACTCCCTGGCGAGTGCCGCACACGGCAAGACGCAGCGTGCCGTCACCGACCTCTTCTCGCAGTCAATTGCCGAAGCAGCCGCTGGCGGGCCGACGATCGTGCTGCTCGACGAGGTGGAGACGCTGGCGGCCGATCGCTCCAAGCTAAGCCTTGAAGCCAACCCCGTCGATGTTCACCGCGCCACCGATGCAGTACTCGTCCAGCTCGACGTTCTCGCCGAAGAGCACCCCAACCTGCTGTTCGTTGCAACCAGCAACTTTCCGAAGGCGGTTGATGGCGCCTTCCTCTCGCGCTGCGACATGATCATGCCGGTGCCGCTCCCTGACAAAGACGCGTGCGCTCGCATCCTCGCCGACTGCCTGATTGGGCTTGGCCAGACCTACGCCGCGATTGCCAAGCTAGCATCGTCGCCCGGGTTCCCGCCTTGTGCAGAAGTATGCGTCGGGCTCGATGGGCGCGCTATCCGCAAGATGGTAGCGAACGCGCTGGCGACGAACGCGAAGACCGCTTTGAACCCAGCGCTGGTAACGATCGAAGATCTGCTCGCCGCCGCCCACGCCGCCCGGAAATCCCGGACCGCCCTGGAAGCCCGCTCATGA
- a CDS encoding DNA-binding protein has translation MNPMNEVVKRVLPLREFMNRPEGWGRNEGREVFPRLLAFVELNPGVVIFQISMTGIERMDMSFASETIVELARRFRRTKAFCLINIDDVDLIENVDAAAAKKEQPLLVWEGNSARLIGIKPSEGAREAFQFAMGRPSSRATEFAVHKGLSIANASMKFKQLWEQGFLLRRESNADTGGVEFVYCRIG, from the coding sequence ATGAATCCGATGAACGAGGTGGTGAAGCGGGTGCTTCCTTTACGAGAGTTTATGAACCGGCCCGAGGGGTGGGGCAGGAATGAAGGAAGAGAAGTTTTCCCGCGGCTGCTTGCGTTCGTCGAACTAAACCCCGGGGTCGTGATCTTCCAGATCTCGATGACCGGCATTGAGCGGATGGATATGTCTTTCGCCTCGGAAACGATCGTCGAACTAGCGCGCCGGTTTAGGCGGACGAAGGCTTTCTGCCTGATCAACATCGACGATGTTGACCTGATCGAGAATGTCGATGCGGCGGCGGCAAAGAAGGAACAGCCGCTTCTGGTGTGGGAGGGAAATTCAGCGAGGCTGATTGGCATCAAACCGAGTGAAGGGGCACGCGAGGCATTTCAGTTTGCGATGGGTCGACCCTCATCAAGGGCAACCGAGTTCGCTGTACACAAGGGCCTGTCGATTGCCAATGCGAGTATGAAGTTCAAGCAGCTGTGGGAGCAAGGTTTCCTGCTCAGGCGGGAAAGCAACGCGGATACCGGCGGGGTGGAGTTCGTGTATTGCCGGATAGGGTAG
- a CDS encoding ATP-binding protein has translation MVDVGIRLLSLANQLASTSRRVRLSFDEGEAGTMGYLNRMGFFDHLHEDVEVDPARPMHSVARLRRGSNSMLVEIARINKDARDTNLPSRLTQAVKQACAGREDIDELSGAAWMIFAELIDNIFSHSRTPLDGYAALQVYSGGNRLSVAVSDSGLGIMDTLRPSLKTQLPNLERLSDTELVVEVFRQGLSRHGSDRGLGLKGCAAKAIKFNATLDVRLPTQRVLLVPARGAYEPNNAYCYEGLPLLWGTHIGFAFKLDV, from the coding sequence ATGGTTGATGTCGGCATCCGCCTACTTTCGCTCGCCAATCAGCTCGCCTCGACCAGTCGCCGTGTTCGCTTGAGCTTCGATGAGGGCGAAGCCGGCACGATGGGATATCTGAATCGGATGGGGTTCTTCGACCACCTTCATGAAGACGTCGAAGTCGACCCCGCTCGGCCGATGCATTCCGTTGCCCGGCTGCGACGTGGCTCGAATAGCATGCTTGTCGAGATCGCGCGCATCAATAAGGATGCCCGCGACACGAATCTGCCGAGTCGCCTTACGCAGGCCGTCAAACAAGCATGTGCCGGACGAGAAGATATCGACGAGCTCAGCGGCGCCGCTTGGATGATCTTCGCCGAACTGATCGACAACATTTTCTCTCATAGCAGGACACCGCTCGACGGCTATGCCGCGCTACAGGTCTATTCAGGTGGGAATAGACTCTCCGTTGCGGTATCGGACAGCGGCCTTGGAATCATGGACACGCTAAGGCCATCGCTGAAGACGCAGTTGCCCAACCTGGAGCGCCTCTCCGATACTGAGCTTGTAGTCGAGGTGTTCCGGCAGGGCCTCTCTCGCCATGGATCTGATCGGGGGCTGGGGCTGAAGGGTTGTGCTGCAAAGGCGATCAAGTTTAATGCGACACTTGATGTGAGGCTTCCGACGCAGCGGGTACTTCTTGTGCCAGCCAGGGGCGCATATGAACCAAACAACGCCTACTGCTATGAGGGGCTTCCGTTGCTGTGGGGAACGCACATCGGATTTGCCTTCAAACTTGATGTTTGA